A part of Triticum dicoccoides isolate Atlit2015 ecotype Zavitan unplaced genomic scaffold, WEW_v2.0 scaffold93885, whole genome shotgun sequence genomic DNA contains:
- the LOC119348483 gene encoding cytochrome P450 CYP71D312-like: RTPPRVRQHRKELDAFMDTVVQEHQENRRADDDDDEDLLDVLLRIQRKGDLQFPLSTEMIKSVVQDIFAGGSETAATTLQWAMSELVRSPRVMRKVQDEAQLALAGQTTVTESSLADLKYMRLVVKEVLRLHPPAPLLLPRECRSDGCQVLGYDVPKGTMVLINAWAICRDPTHWDAAEEFMPERFERGDAADFKGADMEYTPFGAGRRMCPGMSFGLANVELALAGLLYHFDWELPGGAEAGELDMAEEMGVTVRRRNDLVLVPVVRVPVPLN; the protein is encoded by the coding sequence CGGACGCCGCCCCGGGTGAGGCAGCACCGCAAGGAACTAGACGCGTTCATGGACACCGTCGTCCAGGAGCACCAGGAGAACCGCCGGgcagacgacgacgatgacgaggaccTGCTTGACGTGCTCCTGAGGATCCAGCGGAAAGGCGACCTGCAGTTCCCCTTGTCGACCGAAATGATCAAGTCGGTCGTACAGGACATATTCGCCGGTGGCAGCGAGACAGCGGCGACGACACTGCAATGGGCCATGTCCGAGCTGGTGAGGAGCCCTAGAGTGATGCGGAAGGTGCAGGACGAGGCCCAGCTGGCGCTCGCCGGCCAGACCACGGTGACCGAGTCCTCCCTCGCCGACCTCAAGTACATGCGCCTAGTGGTCAAGGAGGTGCTCCGCCTGCACCCGCcggcgccgctgctgctgccgcggGAGTGCCGGAGCGACGGTTGTCAAGTCCTTGGCTACGACGTGCCCAAGGGCACCATGGTGCTCATCAATGCGTGGGCCATTTGCAGGGACCCCACGCACTGGGACGCCGCCGAGGAGTTTATGCCAGAGAGGTTCGAGCGCGGTGACGCCGCGGACTTCAAGGGGGCTGACATGGAGTACACGCCGTTCGGGGCGGGCCGGCGGATGTGCCCCGGGATGTCCTTCGGGCTGGCAAACGTGGAGCTCGCTCTCGCCGGGCTGCTGTACCACTTCGACTGGGAGCTGCCGGGCGGAGCGGAGGCCGGGGAgctggacatggcggaggagatggGCGTCACCGTGCGCCGCCGCAACGACCTCGTGCTTGTCCCCGTGGTGCGAGTGCCCGTGCCGCTAAATTAG